ACTACTATGGAGACTTGCGTACCGTTGATACTCATATTACCCGTTTGCGAGGCAAGCTGGGCGATCAAGCCGCCTTGGTGCAAACCATTCGCGGCTATGGCTATCGTTTTGAGGGGGAACGCTAATGGTTTCCATACGTACAAAGCTTTTTGTTTCCTTATTAGCGCTGGTGTCTTTTTTTGGAATTCTTGTTTGGATTGTTATTGACTTTGGCTTGGAGCGTTACTACTTATGGCAAAAAGAGTCGGTTCTGTTAGTCAGCAGCCGGGCGGTGGCGGACCAATATGACGGCGATCCGGAACATATTGAACTGGAGCTAGAGCGTTTGGCAAGTACCTTGGGCGCTGGCGTCGTTATTTTGGACAAGGATAAAAATGTAAAATATACTTCCTTTGGTCCTCTGCGCGTGCGGCGCATGACCGGAAGCATAGGACCCAATGCCAATGAGGAACTGCATGGACCGCCTAAGCATATCGATAAAGATCGACATTGGGTGGATGAGCATACCGTGGTGGAAACACAGCAGGATTTAGATCTAAAGATTGACTTTCTTGTATGGCGTCATTGGCTGCCTAACGGCGATTCGTTTATTGTGAGACAGCCGCTGGCTCCTATATCGGAAAGCGCAAATTTGGCAGCGCAGTTTATGATTTTTGCAGGCTTGATTGCGCTTTTAGCGGGAAGCTGCTGGGCGTTTCTTTTTTCCCGCCGTTTTACGGCTCCTATTTTAGAGCTGAATCGTATTGCTCAGAGCATGGCTAGACTCGATTTTTCCCAAAAGTGGACAACCCAGCGCCGAGATGAGCTGGGGGAATTGGGAAGCAGCATTAATCACTTGTCAAAACAGTTGGGGGAATCAATGGATCGATTGCAGGAGCAAAACCGTCAATTACAGGAAGATGTGGAAAAAGAACGACGCTTGGATCGGATGCGCAAGGATTTTGTTTCTGCAGTATCCCATGAGTTGAAGACTCCTTTGGCTTTGATTCTGGGTTATGCTGAGGGCTTGCAGGAACATGTGGTTATCGACGAGGAAAGTCAGCGTTACTATTGCTCCGTTATTGCCGATGAGGCGCAGAAGATGGATAAGCTGGTCAAGAGCTTGCTGAATCTGTCGCAATTGGAGAGCGGCGCCGGACATTTGCAATGGGAAGAGTTTGATCTGGCCGGTTTGGCGGTGGATGTGGCTCAAAAATATAAAGCCTTGTTAGCGGAAAAAGAGATTGATTTGACCGTGGATGCGGCAGTCCCTTGCTTTGTGTATGGAGACGTCTTGGGGGCCGAGCAAATTATAACTAATTTCCTTACTAACGCTTTTTCTCATGCTGATGGCGAGCGTAAAGTTCGTCTTTGGCTGGAGCCGACGGAGCGGCATTGGAGGCTCCAGGTGGAGAATACGGGGAAGTCTATCCCGGAAGATAGTCTGGATAAAATTTGGACCAGCTTTTATAAGGTAGATAAGGCTCGCACCCGTCAATACGGCGGCCACGGTCTAGGGTTGTCCA
This sequence is a window from Anaeromusa acidaminophila DSM 3853. Protein-coding genes within it:
- a CDS encoding sensor histidine kinase gives rise to the protein MVSIRTKLFVSLLALVSFFGILVWIVIDFGLERYYLWQKESVLLVSSRAVADQYDGDPEHIELELERLASTLGAGVVILDKDKNVKYTSFGPLRVRRMTGSIGPNANEELHGPPKHIDKDRHWVDEHTVVETQQDLDLKIDFLVWRHWLPNGDSFIVRQPLAPISESANLAAQFMIFAGLIALLAGSCWAFLFSRRFTAPILELNRIAQSMARLDFSQKWTTQRRDELGELGSSINHLSKQLGESMDRLQEQNRQLQEDVEKERRLDRMRKDFVSAVSHELKTPLALILGYAEGLQEHVVIDEESQRYYCSVIADEAQKMDKLVKSLLNLSQLESGAGHLQWEEFDLAGLAVDVAQKYKALLAEKEIDLTVDAAVPCFVYGDVLGAEQIITNFLTNAFSHADGERKVRLWLEPTERHWRLQVENTGKSIPEDSLDKIWTSFYKVDKARTRQYGGHGLGLSIVRAIQEAHGNAFGAENTPQGVLFWADFDEIEQIPADEEISSGEEKQ